In Miscanthus floridulus cultivar M001 chromosome 8, ASM1932011v1, whole genome shotgun sequence, the sequence ataggtgggtgggtggggggggggggggggggggggggggtacacTAACTCAATGAGCTGTCCGTGAGGAGACTCTACATCTTGCAGTCAATACAAAGCTCGAAGGCCAAGGCTGGAATACACTGATATCATGGCTGTATTATTATTTTTTTCCATAATAGGATGAACCTGAATTTCATTACTAATGCAACAAAATTACAGCGTGAACAAACATCGCAGGCATTACAGAGCATTTAACACCAGCCACACAATGTTTCATCGCCTCCCAAACAAGAACGGTGTCTAGCAGAAACATTAACATCAGGGCGACAGGGCCGACCAGAATGGAGGCACCCAGGGCCCCATGCCACTGGTCTCAAGAAAAAGGCAtgcatctatcaccatgaccacaACAAAAATAGCACAGCCAGGTTAGTAGTGCCAAGAGGGCAACCATGGTGCTTGCTCAAGTGCTACCACAAATTACTAACAGAAGACACAAAGCTTGCCAAATGGAAAAATGAACAGGTCAAGCATTGCCTTGAACTAGTGGAACACACAATCTATGGGCAAAGGCCTTACAGCCAAACATATCATTCACAATTGATCAATCAGTCAGGTTCGCCTTCATGATATTTACAAGGCTCTGAGGCCATGTCAACAAACAAGGGTAGGCATAAAAACGAGATGTCTGAAACAGATCCTATTTTCATTGcgtagcctaccccaacttgcttgggattgacaggctttgttgttgttgtagccaTGAAAATACGGATCACCTTCTAACATAGAGGTCCCCTTGGCAGCTGAGGAAACTATAAAAAAGCCTAATAAAGATAAATTATTTTTATAGGAAATCTCTGTAAATCAGGTGGAGACCTAATAAATGGACTAAATTCATTTTGGGTAAAAGAAAGTTATCATTACTTATAAACCTCCCAGAGTCATATGCATACAAGCACCTATCAAGAAAACGCTGGGGcacaaaatcatgaaattttagtgcATCAAGGTctttatgtgtgtgtgtgttgtggtggtggtggggtgggTGGGAggggggtggtggtggtgatggggggggggggggggggggggggtaatctTATGCTTCTATAATTTCTAAATGCACATTTCACAAGGTACACAGATCAGACTGCTCATATCTTACATAATCGGATAATCACATAGACAACTGTACAAGTACTGGTAAAAAAGAACTATAAAATGGTGGTTAACCATAAATATTGCAAGAGTTCACACATAACAACGAGTAATACTTGCCGCTTTCAATATTCTTTGAAGCAAGAGTATTGGTATTTGCATGGAGTTATATATGTTCAACCATAAAACACAAAATGTTCATATTCAAACTTACCTATATCTCAAGATGAATTGCCAGCATCAGATCCATCTGAAGAGGAGCTATCACTGTCTGAGTCTGCCAAAAGAATGTTACCTGATCAGGCTACTAGGCTTTTTAAGTAGCAGTCATGAGCTAAATAGCAGCAAGGGAAGTAGAGAGATGTATTACCACTAGAAGATGATCCTGAGTCACTGCTGGAGCTGCTTGAATTGCTTGAACTACTCGTATTCTGTCTATTCTCATCATTTTGCTCTGGCGCAGACGTTGGTAGTTGCTCACCTGCCAGCGAATCTATTTGTGGCAAAAATCATAAACTTATTACCTTACTTGTAATGTGCTTTTAAGATAAAGTAGAAAATAGGGCTAACCTTTCGCAACTTGCTTTGGTGATTTTTCACCAACAGGTTCTTGGGGGACTGGTGTCTGCAACGCATGAAACAGTTGATTATAAATAGTTTTGCTTAAAACAATAGTAGTAATGATAAAAATGACAGAGTGCTCATACTGGTTGCGGTGGTTGTATAGGGTGCTGTGCACGCAACTCTGCATCTTGTCTGGCAAGCATCGCTCGCTCGGCCTTTCTCTTTTGCTTGCTCAGGTTCTTCTTGTAGTTGGCCACAAACCTGTCAAGCTCCCAAAGTGTCTCAGCATCCATGCTATCAATTTCAACCTCAATCTCATCATCATGCTGCATAACTGATAGGTTCTTGTTCTTAATGACTTGCACAACAGCATCAAGCTTCTCTGGCGGCAAATTCTGGAGGTTCTCACTAAGCTTACGTTTCTCATCTATTGTCATGTCCCTCTTATTTGGATCCTTTGCCCTTGGTTTCTTCATTGATGGAGTACGGGTATAAGTGGGAGTATGACTGATTGGTCTTGAATTGGTGTCCAATGCCATGTGGTGTCTCATCGAATCTGACCTCTCTAGGAAGCGCAGGTCAATTGGTGGAGGTGGAAACTTCTTCGGCAATGGAGGACACGATGCGAGGTAGTTAACCTCAGCCTCAATCTCAGGCCACTGTGCCTCAAAGATTCCTGACAACTGCTCCGCCATGAAATGCACATCCTGACCCTTGGGATTATATGTCATCGCATTATGGAAAGTGAGCCGGACATCCTCAGCAAACTCCTTCGGGTTCCTGTACTGCCCATGGCTGAGCCGTCCCCTTATCGTGCCAAGAtccattgggtgcttgataataGTAAAATAATCATGCAAACCAAGTGCAACTGGATCAACAGGCTTGTTGAACACCCACCCAAACTTGTGCTTCATTAAGCGGCTCAGAAGTGATGAGGACTTCTTGAACGCATGAGAGTAGAGCCGCCGCTCGGCATCAAAGTCTGCGCCACGAGATTCTAGGTACCTATGCTTCTTCTTGTGGTGCTTAGATTTCTTGCGCCCATGTGAATCTGAGGGAGGAATCCTATCCTTGGCAAGCAAGAACTCCGAATTTTGGTACAATTGATTGGCCTTTGGCGTCCGTTTCTCCTTCTCAAAGGCTTCATTATGAATAACCGACACGGTTAGTGGTCTGCGCTGCAGCAGCGTGTGGCCAGGAGTAACGGCAGCTGCAATCTGAGCAGACATGGGCACCGCCATATCACCAGCTGAGAACTGTGGCTGCACATACCCAGCATCCACCACCTGCTGCTGTGTTGGCAGCACCATCAAGGGCAAAGGCGCGGGCTCAGAAGCCTCCCGCTGCGCCAGGGCCTCAGCAGCCTCCTTCAGCCGCTTGGAGAGCACGCGGACCTGGTCGAGCTCCCCTGCCAGCCGGCGCCGCAGCTCACTCCTCGCCCTGCGCTTCCGTGCTTTCTCGGCCTTCTCAGCCGCCCAGTCGTCCCCATGGCCGTTAGGAATACGGCCACCGACCCGGTTCAGCCCAGACGAGGGGTCCCCCGAGGCGGCACCGCGTTCCCCAGACGGGGCCCGGGCGGGAGCCGAGGCCGGCGCTGCCGGATCGGGCCGCGCCGCAGCGCCCGCCGCCTCCGCGCGGCGGATGTTGCGGCGAATCGAGGATAAGGTTTCGGAAAGGGGATTCGCGGccggggcaggggcaggggcaggggcgggggcgggggcgggagcgggagcgggagcgggagcaggtgcgggggcgggggcaggggcaggggcaggggctgGGGCGGGGGATGGGGAGGGGGCGGGAGCTGGTTCTGGAGGAGGTTTAGGGTTTTTGCGGGGGTGCTTACGGGTGTAGACCTTGATCTCCGCGGCCCAGCGCGACCTGGGCGGAACGGCGGGAGCAGCCGGCGCCTCCACGGCGGGGGCAGGTCCCGGCGTCGGCTCCtccccgccggcgccggcgccgggagGGTCGGAAGCCATGCATAAACTCTAAATCCGGGGCCCAGGAGGCGGGGGCACGGCGCGGAATTGGGGAATTAGGAGGgtttttgcgtggaaaccctaggGAAAAATTTTCTGTGGTGCTTCGCGGCTCCGATTTTGATATTTTGCtgcggctatggcggtggagcgcGGATGGGGGAAGGGGTTGGCGGCGGCGTCGGACGCGTCTCTGCTTTTGTGGGGAAGGACTGGAGCTTAGCCGACGAGCGTCGCAAAGATGGGGGAGTCCGGGAGTGGGCAGGTGAGGGCGCTCGTGTAATCCTGGACGTTAGAATCGGCTTGACTCCGGTCTGGACGTCAAAGTAAAGGCTGGCAGCTGGTGGCTTCTTCAGTTCTTCTGCTGTGCGCTCGCCGCTGCAGATGCTTTAGAGCTTTGGCTAGCTTATGTACTCAGATCCTGCTGATTTCTCCGTGAGACCGGCAGCTAAGGCCACCCCATCGCTGGATGTTGGCTTTCTAGGATCGGACGAGAAAAGGAAAGAAGACGGTGTCCTCAATGCTACTATTCTGCAGAAAATACATACTCTCTCTGTACTTAAAATTAAAGTCGTTCTAAAGGGTATGTCAGATGTTTATAACTGAAGTTGTTTTGCACAGTTTAACAACGTTTTGGACTCAATTACCCCTGATCCATCGTCTCGGCCGCAACCCAGTAAAATTTGTGTCCTTCGTCCCCATTTGCTCTATGGCCCCATTCGCTTAAAGAAATTTTGGAGaaatctggaggaatctggatgaatctgaaGGAATTTGTGAAAGAAAagcactgttccggatgaaaaaagaagcggatcaagccgagtttaagaacacgcgaacggggcctatcTTGAGGAGGCATCCTAGCAAAATTCGTGTCCCGTGAAAAAAAAGGATCCCAGTGCGTAAGGGATCAATCGGTCAATCCTTGGACCTCCCACCTTAGGCCTCACAACACTAACTAGTCCGAGTCTTTGTTGCATGAGAGAAACCCGAAACTCTATTTAATAAGGGTATTGTCAGTGTTTTAtaaactagactagtaaatttatatgattgtcgCGCTGTTATagaaagatgatggtagcatccaaaagacacaaggatttatactggttcagaccggaaccttacgtccagtctcagagtagatgaaatggtagaggatgtctCTCTCCTAAAGATGGGTGctctggctgcccttatatagagttcggggccaagGCGTATACAAAGCAATAGGTTCTCTCGACCGAAGGgttgtgagcctgagggagggcctagctaacttggcttgcaagctacgccgtcttaTGAAGTACAACCGGACGTGGCtctcgtcatggtcttgtggccacgtcgcggtatggtgtggcgtggtgctactgtgccgacCGTGGCGGCACTGTAGGCACGATGGTAGTTCGCCAGCCGTCCTATGCGACGTGGTCTCCGCTAtggtcttcgtcatcgtctcCTGGTTTTCTGGGGCATCGTATGGGAGTTGGTGGTCGCCCCCAGGTCGTTGATCACCTTGTTGTCTTGGGGAGCGGGGGGCCACGATCCCTATCGTTGAGGTCGTGGTTCCCGCCAGCctagatggcctctaagtcaaggccctcgTCGTACTCTCGTTTCGTTGGGCCATATCTAGCAGGTGGTCATCGTATCTATCGTCATCGCTTTAGGCGGTATTGTCTTGTCAGTGCGGCGTGGCacagggatggtgtctgaccggACTGAGGTGACTGCTGTACCCTCGGTCCTTGTGGAGTCAGTGTGGTGTGCTCATTCTTGTCAGAGCAGGCACGCTTAGCGGTGCTCGACCTCTCCCTGTTCTTTCTAGGGGTCGGGACGGAGGAGAGGTCG encodes:
- the LOC136476188 gene encoding transcription factor GTE4-like, with the protein product MASDPPGAGAGGEEPTPGPAPAVEAPAAPAVPPRSRWAAEIKVYTRKHPRKNPKPPPEPAPAPSPSPAPAPAPAPAPAPAPAPAPAPAPAPAPAPAPAPAPAANPLSETLSSIRRNIRRAEAAGAAARPDPAAPASAPARAPSGERGAASGDPSSGLNRVGGRIPNGHGDDWAAEKAEKARKRRARSELRRRLAGELDQVRVLSKRLKEAAEALAQREASEPAPLPLMVLPTQQQVVDAGYVQPQFSAGDMAVPMSAQIAAAVTPGHTLLQRRPLTVSVIHNEAFEKEKRTPKANQLYQNSEFLLAKDRIPPSDSHGRKKSKHHKKKHRYLESRGADFDAERRLYSHAFKKSSSLLSRLMKHKFGWVFNKPVDPVALGLHDYFTIIKHPMDLGTIRGRLSHGQYRNPKEFAEDVRLTFHNAMTYNPKGQDVHFMAEQLSGIFEAQWPEIEAEVNYLASCPPLPKKFPPPPIDLRFLERSDSMRHHMALDTNSRPISHTPTYTRTPSMKKPRAKDPNKRDMTIDEKRKLSENLQNLPPEKLDAVVQVIKNKNLSVMQHDDEIEVEIDSMDAETLWELDRFVANYKKNLSKQKRKAERAMLARQDAELRAQHPIQPPQPTPVPQEPVGEKSPKQVAKDSLAGEQLPTSAPEQNDENRQNTSSSSNSSSSSSDSGSSSSDSDSDSSSSDGSDAGNSS